Within the Vagococcus carniphilus genome, the region CATTGGACAAGTTCCTTTCAATCAAGCCATCAAAGAAATATTTACCGAACCAGTTCTTAATTATGGTAAAACAGCGGCTTACATTATTTTTGGTTCGTGGTTTGGACGAGTTTTAGTTGATACGGGAATTGCTGGAAGTATTAGTAGAAAAACGGAAATAGTTGGTAAAAAAAGTCCAGTTTTAGCTACTGTTCTGATTGCACTAGTTATTGCACTTATTTTTACGAGTTCTTATGGTGTTGGTTCTGCAATTGCTGTAGGAGTTATTCTTTTACCAATTATGTTTTCAATAGGAGTTCCTAAAAATATCGCTGTTACTATTTTTACTTTATCAATAGGAGCAGCTATGTATGTTAACAATGTTTTATTTGTCCAATTTCAAGTTTTCTTTCCTAAGGTAGAATGGGGAATTCATTACCAAAGATTTGGTTTTGTTGCTATGGCAATTCAAATGGTCATTGTGGTTTTATTTATTCTATTTAATGCTAAAAAAATAAGAAATGGTAAACCTGTGATTGTTAAGAGTGAACAAAGTGATACCGTTCAAGAAGTTTCTAAGTGGACTTACATCTTACCAGTTTTACCAGTACTGCTAAGTATTTTTGCTAAATGGGATGCCGTTCCTGCGTTACTCTTATCTATTGTCATTGCTTTTTTTGCAACTGGACATATGAAAACGTATACCAAATTTGTAACGA harbors:
- a CDS encoding gluconate:proton symporter — translated: MTSAITGILLVLTFVIFIIYAMKGGNLTVGFFVMAVLWTVIGQVPFNQAIKEIFTEPVLNYGKTAAYIIFGSWFGRVLVDTGIAGSISRKTEIVGKKSPVLATVLIALVIALIFTSSYGVGSAIAVGVILLPIMFSIGVPKNIAVTIFTLSIGAAMYVNNVLFVQFQVFFPKVEWGIHYQRFGFVAMAIQMVIVVLFILFNAKKIRNGKPVIVKSEQSDTVQEVSKWTYILPVLPVLLSIFAKWDAVPALLLSIVIAFFATGHMKTYTKFVTSMNETAKHAISDIAGLLIMLFVLTMFQAAAIHAMSGFTDFFQAVLPSSKLVLIIIVAIIAPLSYFRGPLMLYGAGAATAAILVGTGMFDQYFLYGLLVVPSMMGISACITQSWNLWSVQYAELDTKTFLLTGLPWAWIATVLNLFAAYFLL